The following are encoded together in the Desulfitobacterium chlororespirans DSM 11544 genome:
- a CDS encoding solute carrier family 23 protein, with amino-acid sequence MIREVQIHERLSLAQTIPLGLQHVFAMFGATVLVPFYTGLSPAVALLSSGIGTIVFLLLTKSQIPAYLGSSFAYIASLTYFVKDQNNLAAAMGGALTIGIIYVLLFALMSYFGSSWIHKIVPPVVAGPVVAIIGLSLTPVAADMSSNNWYIAILTLAVTAFLSIYAKGFLKIIPILSGIIIGYIVAAFAGLVDFTGVTASLASLDKIIVSPISADTWQAPVFNKAAILMFAPLAFVTIIEDLGHMIVLGNITHSDPIEKPGFNRVLLGNGLATGIASFLGGPPVTTYGENIGVLAVTRVYSTFNIWVAAFIAVILSFVSPLQALIMSIPTAVMGGVSLYLFGMIGVTGLRTLIEARVNFSKNKNLIIASVIFAVGIGVQSHGVAYATLAGIILNLVLREEKDEVAGSGKEVS; translated from the coding sequence ATGATTAGAGAAGTTCAGATTCATGAAAGACTCTCTCTTGCCCAAACGATACCCCTGGGATTGCAGCATGTTTTCGCTATGTTCGGAGCCACGGTCCTGGTCCCTTTTTACACCGGATTAAGTCCGGCCGTCGCTCTTCTCTCCTCAGGGATTGGCACCATCGTCTTTCTTCTCCTGACTAAAAGTCAAATCCCGGCTTATCTCGGCTCATCCTTTGCTTACATCGCCTCCTTAACTTATTTTGTTAAAGATCAAAACAATTTAGCCGCAGCTATGGGCGGCGCACTTACCATCGGAATTATTTATGTCCTTCTTTTTGCACTCATGAGTTACTTCGGAAGCTCCTGGATTCATAAGATTGTTCCACCGGTGGTCGCCGGCCCCGTCGTCGCCATTATCGGCTTAAGCCTAACTCCGGTAGCTGCAGATATGTCGTCTAATAATTGGTATATCGCCATCCTTACTCTGGCCGTTACCGCTTTTCTCAGCATCTATGCCAAGGGCTTCTTAAAAATCATTCCCATTCTTTCCGGAATTATTATCGGTTATATTGTCGCCGCCTTCGCCGGTCTGGTGGATTTCACCGGAGTAACGGCTTCTCTGGCCTCGCTGGACAAGATTATCGTCTCTCCTATCAGCGCCGACACTTGGCAGGCACCAGTCTTTAATAAAGCTGCTATTCTGATGTTTGCCCCTTTGGCCTTTGTCACCATTATTGAAGATTTAGGTCATATGATTGTTCTGGGAAATATCACCCATTCCGACCCCATCGAGAAACCAGGATTTAACCGGGTCTTACTGGGCAATGGTCTCGCCACCGGAATCGCCAGTTTCTTAGGCGGCCCTCCCGTGACCACTTACGGTGAAAACATCGGCGTACTGGCAGTTACTCGGGTTTACAGCACCTTCAATATCTGGGTAGCAGCTTTTATCGCCGTTATCCTGAGTTTCGTCAGTCCCCTGCAAGCTCTGATTATGTCCATCCCCACAGCCGTTATGGGCGGCGTGTCCCTTTATCTCTTTGGTATGATTGGGGTCACCGGTCTGCGCACCCTGATTGAAGCCCGGGTGAATTTCTCCAAGAACAAAAACCTGATTATCGCCTCTGTCATCTTTGCCGTAGGAATCGGCGTCCAGAGCCATGGTGTCGCTTATGCCACCTTGGCAGGGATTATCCTCAACCTGGTTCTCCGGGAAGAGAAGGATGAAGTAGCCGGAAGTGGCAAAGAAGTATCCTAA
- a CDS encoding TIGR04283 family arsenosugar biosynthesis glycosyltransferase: MISVIIPVYNEEQTLATFLPSLDSLAGEHEVLFSDGGSTDGTLELLTGHRVITGAKGRAAQCNRAGAEARGDVLFFLHCDSTIPADALFHIRAAVDRGARWGCLTLRFDNTGFLYRLGGHMSNLRVRWGHIAFGDQGIFVTRALFEQVGGFPELPIMEDYEFSLGLKRMKVFPVQVKSRIITSSRRFQAGGIFRVTWSMQRLRAMYRRGVDIETISRAYRDVRRGNE; this comes from the coding sequence ATGATCTCCGTCATTATCCCGGTTTACAACGAGGAACAGACCTTGGCTACTTTTTTACCCTCCCTGGACAGCCTGGCGGGAGAGCATGAGGTGCTGTTTTCCGACGGGGGCAGCACTGACGGTACTTTGGAACTGCTGACAGGTCACCGGGTGATAACAGGGGCCAAAGGGCGGGCTGCTCAATGCAACCGGGCTGGGGCTGAGGCCCGGGGGGATGTGCTCTTCTTTCTTCACTGTGACAGTACCATCCCTGCCGACGCCCTCTTCCACATCCGGGCTGCTGTGGACAGGGGAGCGAGGTGGGGCTGTCTCACCCTCCGCTTTGACAATACCGGTTTTCTCTATCGGCTGGGCGGGCACATGTCTAATTTGCGGGTGCGCTGGGGGCACATCGCCTTCGGAGATCAGGGGATTTTCGTGACCCGGGCCCTTTTTGAGCAAGTAGGAGGCTTTCCGGAGCTGCCGATTATGGAGGATTATGAATTTTCCCTGGGGCTGAAACGCATGAAGGTATTTCCGGTGCAGGTGAAGAGCCGGATCATTACTTCATCCCGGCGCTTTCAGGCGGGTGGGATCTTCCGGGTGACCTGGTCTATGCAGCGGCTGCGGGCTATGTATCGCCGGGGGGTGGACATTGAGACCATCAGCCGGGCATATCGTGATGTGAGGAGAGGCAATGAGTAA
- the arsS gene encoding arsenosugar biosynthesis radical SAM (seleno)protein ArsS (Some members of this family are selenoproteins.): MGDARLERLEDIPAFETKIEDQALMNTAGQLSVLQINVGKRCNLACRHCHVEAGPNRTEEMSREVMEACLRLLEENPFATVDITGGAPELNPHFRWLVGECAKGCAHVIVRTNLVTLLEEGYTDLPEFYRDHRVNVVCSLPHYTAKNTDRMRGEQVFRRSIEAMKRLNEVGYGQEPELVLDLVYNPGGAFLPPSQTAMEAEYKEHLLREYGVSFSHLFTITNNPIGRFGAFLERSGNLEDYMGRLYGAFNASTLESMMCRFQVSVGWDGRLYNCDFNQAADLPMADGATIFHWTGKPMAKQRIRFGKHCYACTAGQGSSCGGATEGV, encoded by the coding sequence ATGGGTGATGCGAGACTGGAAAGGTTGGAGGACATCCCAGCTTTTGAGACAAAAATTGAGGATCAAGCCTTGATGAATACCGCCGGGCAGCTCTCGGTGCTGCAAATCAACGTAGGAAAACGGTGTAATCTGGCCTGCAGGCATTGCCATGTGGAAGCCGGACCCAACCGGACTGAGGAGATGAGCCGGGAGGTGATGGAAGCCTGCTTGCGCCTTTTGGAGGAAAATCCCTTCGCCACGGTGGACATCACCGGCGGAGCCCCCGAACTCAACCCCCACTTCCGTTGGTTGGTGGGGGAGTGCGCCAAGGGGTGTGCTCATGTTATCGTGCGCACCAACCTGGTCACCCTGTTGGAAGAAGGGTATACCGATCTGCCGGAATTCTACCGGGATCACCGCGTCAACGTGGTTTGCTCCCTACCCCATTACACAGCCAAGAACACCGACCGTATGCGGGGAGAGCAGGTCTTCCGGCGGTCCATCGAAGCTATGAAGCGGCTGAACGAAGTGGGCTATGGACAAGAGCCGGAATTAGTTCTTGACCTGGTCTATAACCCGGGCGGGGCTTTTCTGCCCCCCTCCCAGACTGCTATGGAGGCTGAGTACAAGGAACATCTGCTGCGGGAGTACGGAGTGAGCTTCAGCCATCTGTTCACGATTACCAACAACCCCATCGGCCGTTTCGGGGCCTTTCTGGAGCGCTCCGGCAATCTGGAGGACTATATGGGCAGGCTCTATGGAGCTTTTAATGCAAGCACTCTGGAAAGCATGATGTGCCGCTTCCAGGTGTCGGTGGGCTGGGACGGCAGGCTCTATAACTGCGACTTCAACCAGGCGGCGGATCTGCCTATGGCAGACGGCGCCACGATCTTCCACTGGACGGGCAAGCCCATGGCGAAGCAGAGAATCCGCTTTGGCAAACACTGCTATGCCTGTACGGCAGGACAAGGCTCCAGCTGCGGCGGGGCTACGGAGGGCGTATGA
- a CDS encoding TIGR04282 family arsenosugar biosynthesis glycosyltransferase yields the protein MSKGALILLTRIAVPGRVKTRLMPLLSGAECAALQKAMTLDTAYALAALERELFIFYSDEGPVELLDELPEKARLYPQKGRGLGARMYNALDTVLTLGYKDCLLLGSDLPLLDPGEVAKAGRILEEKDIVFCPSTDGGYWLVGMHTPFRPVFQGQRYSTGSVLADALACCAAHGLRPGLGPVRRDLDTPEDLAWLLAVKAANPQLRGRVMDWLQTWQGSRG from the coding sequence ATGAGTAAAGGCGCGCTGATTTTGTTGACGAGGATTGCTGTGCCGGGCAGGGTGAAAACCAGGCTGATGCCTTTGTTGAGCGGAGCGGAATGCGCCGCCCTGCAGAAGGCCATGACTCTGGACACAGCTTATGCCCTGGCCGCTTTGGAACGGGAACTCTTTATCTTTTACTCGGATGAGGGGCCGGTTGAGCTGCTGGATGAACTGCCGGAGAAGGCACGCCTGTACCCCCAGAAGGGGAGGGGTTTGGGGGCGCGGATGTATAATGCCCTGGATACGGTCCTGACTCTTGGCTACAAAGATTGCCTGCTGCTGGGTTCCGACCTGCCTCTCCTTGACCCTGGGGAGGTGGCAAAAGCAGGCCGCATCCTGGAGGAAAAGGACATTGTGTTTTGTCCCTCAACCGATGGCGGGTACTGGCTGGTAGGGATGCACACCCCTTTCCGCCCCGTTTTCCAGGGACAGCGGTACAGCACCGGCAGTGTGCTGGCCGACGCTCTGGCCTGCTGTGCTGCCCACGGCTTACGTCCAGGATTGGGGCCGGTCCGGCGGGACTTGGATACGCCGGAGGATCTGGCCTGGCTCCTGGCGGTGAAGGCCGCTAATCCGCAATTGAGAGGGCGGGTTATGGATTGGCTGCAAACATGGCAGGGCAGCCGAGGATAG
- a CDS encoding nucleotidyltransferase domain-containing protein, translating into MLDKGTVINTVTQYADAVTKEFSPAAIVLFGSYAKGEAHDESDIDVAVIFNGFSGDWLKASSLLWRLRRGISYDIEPHLLDTTDDKSGLVQHVFKTGQIIYQS; encoded by the coding sequence ATGTTGGATAAAGGAACAGTTATAAATACCGTCACACAATATGCTGACGCTGTAACAAAAGAATTCAGCCCTGCCGCTATTGTCTTATTTGGATCTTATGCGAAAGGTGAAGCACATGACGAAAGTGATATTGACGTTGCTGTCATCTTTAACGGATTTTCCGGTGATTGGCTGAAAGCATCGTCTTTGCTGTGGCGTTTGCGTCGTGGTATCAGCTACGACATTGAACCGCACTTATTGGATACCACGGACGACAAAAGTGGCCTTGTGCAACATGTTTTCAAGACGGGGCAAATTATTTATCAGTCATAA
- a CDS encoding HEPN domain-containing protein, whose protein sequence is MDNKVEYWFSIADYDFETAKAMLETKRYLYVGFMCHQTIEKALKAIIARDCADGELPPKTHDLTKLSIRAKLIDIMSDEQQDFIEELNPLNIEARYPEYKERIAQTLDSEVGQTLIKRTEGLLCWIKEQL, encoded by the coding sequence ATGGATAACAAAGTTGAGTACTGGTTTAGCATAGCCGATTATGATTTTGAAACTGCAAAGGCAATGTTAGAAACAAAGCGGTATCTATACGTCGGCTTTATGTGCCATCAAACAATAGAAAAGGCACTCAAAGCAATTATTGCCCGCGACTGCGCCGATGGGGAACTACCACCAAAAACTCACGACTTGACAAAACTATCCATTAGGGCAAAACTCATAGACATAATGAGCGACGAACAACAGGATTTTATTGAGGAATTAAACCCGCTGAACATTGAAGCGCGTTACCCGGAATATAAAGAGCGTATAGCGCAAACGCTTGATAGCGAGGTAGGTCAAACCCTTATCAAGAGAACGGAGGGGCTTTTATGTTGGATAAAGGAACAGTTATAA
- a CDS encoding TVP38/TMEM64 family protein: MKNRKPWLFLGLVVLVLIGNSIFGWSDYLANQETLPVMRRALEDNFALALLLYGVLTVAGCVLLALPGVTFAIVAGVLFGPVWGTLACWLAVTLGACLSFLAGRYFLKDTLKPQLEKNSYLNRLLFAGAGQRDVFLLAITRLVPLFPYNLQNFAYGITDIRFLPYALYSALFMLPGTAAYTVGAAGVASPERRGLYLMIAGALLALVLTLSFILKKKGVKV; encoded by the coding sequence GGTTAGTGGTGCTGGTGTTAATCGGCAACTCTATCTTCGGCTGGTCGGATTATCTAGCCAACCAGGAGACCCTGCCTGTTATGCGCCGCGCCCTGGAGGATAACTTTGCCCTGGCCCTGCTGCTCTACGGGGTCCTCACCGTGGCCGGCTGTGTGCTGCTGGCTTTGCCGGGGGTGACTTTTGCTATTGTGGCCGGGGTGCTTTTCGGTCCTGTGTGGGGAACCTTGGCCTGCTGGTTGGCTGTGACCCTGGGTGCCTGCCTGTCTTTTCTGGCTGGGCGCTACTTTCTCAAGGATACGCTGAAGCCCCAATTAGAGAAGAACAGCTATCTCAACCGCCTCCTCTTTGCGGGAGCGGGACAAAGGGATGTATTTTTGTTAGCGATCACCCGGCTGGTACCGCTTTTTCCCTATAATCTGCAAAATTTTGCCTACGGCATCACAGACATCAGATTCCTGCCCTATGCTCTGTATTCGGCCCTTTTTATGCTGCCGGGCACTGCGGCCTATACCGTAGGGGCGGCAGGGGTGGCCAGTCCGGAGAGACGGGGTCTTTATTTAATGATTGCAGGGGCCTTGCTGGCCCTTGTGTTAACCCTATCCTTCATATTGAAAAAGAAGGGGGTGAAGGTGTGA
- a CDS encoding heavy metal-binding domain-containing protein: MIVTTTPNIDGRKIQNYYGIVTGEAIMGANVVRDIFAGITDIIGGRSGAYEEKLQDARQIALKEMEQNAARMGANAVVGVDIDYEVVGQSGSMLMVSASGTAVTVV; encoded by the coding sequence ATGATTGTAACAACAACCCCTAATATCGACGGCCGTAAGATTCAGAACTACTATGGAATCGTTACAGGAGAAGCCATCATGGGTGCCAATGTGGTGCGGGATATCTTTGCCGGCATCACAGATATCATTGGCGGCCGCTCAGGGGCCTATGAAGAAAAACTTCAGGATGCCCGTCAAATAGCCCTTAAAGAAATGGAGCAAAATGCAGCCCGCATGGGAGCCAACGCCGTGGTCGGTGTGGATATCGACTATGAAGTGGTGGGGCAAAGCGGCAGCATGCTTATGGTGAGCGCCTCAGGAACAGCTGTTACCGTGGTGTGA
- a CDS encoding arsenosugar biosynthesis-associated peroxidase-like protein — MATYYEAKDLEKFATMGECASELWEKFMGYYGAVFAEGNLTAREKSLIALAVATAVQCPYCIDSYTQDCLSKGVTEEQMTEAIHVACAIRGGASLVHGVQMKNIVKKLEL; from the coding sequence ATGGCGACTTACTATGAAGCAAAGGATCTGGAGAAATTTGCTACTATGGGAGAGTGTGCTTCCGAACTATGGGAGAAGTTCATGGGCTATTACGGTGCAGTCTTCGCCGAGGGGAATCTGACCGCCCGGGAAAAATCCCTGATCGCTTTGGCAGTGGCCACAGCTGTCCAGTGCCCTTACTGCATTGACTCCTATACTCAGGACTGCCTGTCCAAGGGAGTCACAGAGGAGCAGATGACCGAGGCTATCCATGTAGCCTGCGCTATCCGGGGCGGAGCCAGTCTGGTCCACGGGGTGCAGATGAAAAATATCGTCAAGAAGCTGGAGCTCTAA
- a CDS encoding (Fe-S)-binding protein: MKARQLITLLEKSHYPFRNYPKESCTTLLFPGCSFPSQFPKTMDALAELCREHGVGVAYDCCGKPVAELKGERDTVRIAQKMTERLKRLGVGEVVCLCPNCLEYLGETLDFPVISIYALLSRWDYTCQSPPPSGVVFRPCPDRETGRLLEEISKLVPLADLQTMERVPCCGLRGDIAAHGPAAADKLCAQAKEEGEGKTIYTYCASCSGQFRRHGCGQVRHLLSSLLGVEEEPDAAHALVNRARRKFEK; encoded by the coding sequence GTGAAGGCGAGACAGCTCATCACTTTGTTGGAAAAGAGCCATTATCCTTTCCGCAATTACCCTAAAGAGTCCTGTACCACCCTGCTCTTTCCAGGGTGTAGTTTTCCTTCCCAGTTCCCCAAGACTATGGATGCACTGGCGGAGTTGTGCCGGGAGCATGGGGTGGGCGTGGCCTACGACTGCTGCGGCAAACCGGTGGCGGAACTGAAGGGGGAACGGGACACGGTGCGGATCGCGCAAAAGATGACTGAGCGGCTGAAGCGGCTGGGTGTGGGAGAGGTAGTCTGTCTGTGCCCCAACTGCCTGGAATATCTGGGTGAAACTCTGGATTTCCCGGTGATTAGCATCTACGCCCTGCTTTCCCGCTGGGATTACACCTGCCAGAGCCCGCCCCCGTCCGGAGTAGTCTTTCGCCCTTGTCCGGATCGGGAGACGGGGCGGCTTCTGGAGGAGATCAGTAAACTGGTGCCTTTGGCGGATCTGCAGACCATGGAGAGGGTCCCCTGCTGCGGATTGCGGGGGGACATCGCCGCCCATGGCCCGGCGGCGGCAGACAAGCTGTGTGCTCAGGCAAAGGAGGAAGGGGAGGGGAAGACGATTTATACCTACTGTGCTTCCTGCTCCGGACAGTTCCGGCGCCATGGCTGCGGCCAGGTGCGCCATCTTCTTTCCTCCCTGCTGGGAGTGGAGGAGGAGCCGGATGCCGCCCACGCCCTTGTCAACCGGGCGAGAAGAAAATTTGAAAAATAA